Part of the Salvia splendens isolate huo1 unplaced genomic scaffold, SspV2 ctg554, whole genome shotgun sequence genome, TAAATTGAGATTTCTTTTATACACCGAGATAGTAAGGTGGTCAACTCCACCAAAATATAACTCAAATGTAATATAAGCAAGATAACACAAATATGAAACTAAACTAACAAATTCAAAAAGATCCACACAAGATCTATGAAATACAACAAGAAAATAGAAGATTACACAGAGTGTAACTATCCGAACTTGAAGGCTCGGTATAGCATAATCATagattcttagagcatccacaatggcggcgagcggaccggctagccgatctccggcgctcgccgaaccattgtaaccggcgagCTCCATTTTGacgaaaaaatcggcgagcgcacgccgatccGGGAGGGCTGGCCGATgcactcgccggtccgctcgccgccattgcaggctccggaccgGCGAGCAATTGGCGAgcgaaattttctttttttttaaattttttcgaaacactatatatacgtgctttgcacgtcattttcattcgcaccacttgttttaacgagtactctctctatcttaatttatgtacaagatcaataacgtgaaatggagaacaacaacgaaggcactccaatgacgagcgggtctcaaactcccccggtacccgtgggaggtgtatggggtccgatgcccggtactacaacatgtacccgtggcagcagatgatgcctggGATGGCAGCGGGGGGAGTATGCCGGGGGGGTTACCggcgatgccggggtgggcacccggtatgcagatgatgccgcggtgggcacccgggatgcagacgataccggggggtaccggcgatgcaggggacgccggggaaGGGGGGGTACCGGCAACGCAGGGAATGCcggggggggacaacgtctatcgctccagttttgatttttcgactgcttgttcgcacacatcgacccaaacggAGGTgcagttcacgcaatatgagactttctccttagagagtagggcggggtcggggccccCTAAAGAAAAAGGGcaagagggtcggcgagtcgtcgcagccgggtgaggacgactgctcggtacggaggaagtggacggatgcggagaacgtcgcgctgtccaaggagTGGGTgggtgtttgcgatgatcccctcacttcgaacaatcagaggatcatcaacatgtgggccaaaatagcagcagcctacaaggcattttgcccggaggggaggccgcaccccggggaggagtgccggaaggcgggaaccgaatcagggctggggtgtcccgatttttgggcttgtacgccaacgccctccgcatgcagagcagtggccaaacggaggatgactgcaggaggatagcggagaaagccttcccccagcctaGGTTGTATAaagagttcacctactggaactgctatgaggtgctgaacgactccgagaagttccgggcaggtgtcgacgctggctggccgaagaagcaacgacggaactataccggtgattacagcggcagcagcggcggttcccacgacctccccgagggtgctcaggagctccagtcccctccatcgttcgctcgccgaactcgcccggttggtcaaaggcgggcgtaACGGGAGGCGGGGGGGCTCCGGGGgatcccaggaggtccagtcggcatccccccttggccagtcgacagaggatctcaaattcttcacgcgtcaacaaacgcgtgctcagatggtcaagatctTAGCCGATTGGAAGGCGGCagaggaccccgaggagaagagctttcttcacgcattgctcgtgagcatgcgtgacgatttgaagGCCACCGCGGCACAGGAGGGTACCGGCTGCGACGGTGACGACGGGGGTGACGGAGTGTGGTGGAGGTcgggttttttttaaataatgtaattttttaaaattaatgtattaattttaatgtcctatttttaaattaatgtattttttaatgtactttttttaatttaaataatattattgaattttttcgtatctgtgtcgtaaatttaattccgtattttgtgtgattgtcaattattatttgttttatataattaggagtgatgtggctaggctattgctgggctatttgtttgtcctgatgatgtggcaggaggatttttagtgctgatgatgtggcaggaggagtttgtggccgGGCTATAgttaggctatgactgggcgaaaaccattgtgaatgctcttaatAACTCAAGCTTTTAGTGAAAGTCGTCAGCAAGAACTGTGACACGCCACCATACACCAACATAAAACCCCAAACCATAGATTGGCCACTCTGAAGACATTGAACATGTCTACACATGAACATCACTCATTCACTCGGTTTAGATCAGCACAGACCTCAAAGAGAAACACACTTAAACTTCTTTGAATTGTGGTGATAGGAATTAGTTATTGGTACAAATCGTGATTGAATTGCAAACGCGTGTTGTCATGTTTAGGGTTGAAGTAATTGTAGTACAATTGAAGATATCAGAAGACAGTTATAGTCATGACAATTGAATGGAAGAAAAAATGAAGCCTTTACAAGTCTAAACAGGGAAAATGATTCCTTATGATCATTATGGCGAGTGTTTGATAGGGGTCTGGAGACTGGACTGCTAGAATTTCCATCTAGTTCCGTTACAGAAAATGGGCCTTTCAGTGTTGTACTTGGGCATTTCAAGGGCAGAACAAATGAGACAACACTTGACTGGAATGTGAGTATTTTATATGCAATTTTGGTATGTATTATTCAATTTCTTCATTCAGTTCTCCCTCTGTGCTGGATGTGGTCAATCTGATGCCTATAAACAAACATGAACTATCTGCATGTGGGATGCACGGTCCACTTCTTGCTACTGGTTCTTATGaaggagtaaaataaaatatgtgtgTGCGTGAGAAAAAATCGTTTCGACTCAGAAATACTCGAATGAACTGAAACTTTTACAATGGTGCAAATTTGTGGTTACCCAAATaactaggagtactattttagaaatggagtgaactacaaaaacagTTTTGTAGTCCCTGAAATCAGACAGATTGATTGAGTGATCGGCGAGCTATCgagaatataaataaataaacttgcTACAGACTGTGTTTTAAATGGATACTTACATAATCCTGTTGGCTAAAGTATATGCACAAAATAATATCAGTATTATGTACTTGGATGGTTTACTGTACCTTAATTTACTAGTAGACCTTTTAAAGATTAATTTATTGATACTCTAGTTTAAAGCTGCTTAAATATGCCAAATTCTATGTTAGTAATTCATAACCACATAATTACAGAGTATTGGCTACATCCATAAATCTAGGCAAACACATTTTGCTAGTATAAACAAACTATAAACTATTTTCTATAGAAAGTATAAACATATTTGCTCAAATGTGCTGAAGCAATTCCGTTGCCCGTGGCCTACATCTCGCTACGAGCGGTTGAGCCTTGGGCATCGTAAGCCCCGATCCATCTCCCAATCAAGGCGCTCCCATTCAAAGCATTGAATGAGCGATGCCAGGACTAGGCCTACTACGCGCAACACCATGTTCTCACCAGGGCAGCCTCTCCTCCCATATCCAAACGGCATCATCACAAACGATCCTTCTTTCTTCCCTTCTAAGTCAAACAATCTCTCGGGCTTAAATTTCATCGGATCCTCCCACCTTAGGATCCCTCTGTATATGGCCCACGTATTCACAAGCAACATTGTCCCGCTAGGCACCGTGCAACCAGCTGACGACTCGTGTGGGACAAGCATCGGTCCCACCCGGAACAGGCGTAACGTCTCTTTTATAACTGCATGTAGGTaatgtagaaatcatggaataaaatatgcTCGG contains:
- the LOC121790582 gene encoding cytochrome P450 81D11-like encodes the protein MVDALADAPADGVEKGTAALVAGTVDAAVAGVVAAVVLTLVDISSKGLSFEVIKETLRLFRVGPMLVPHESSAGCTVPSGTMLLVNTWAIYRGILRWEDPMKFKPERLFDLEGKKEGSFVMMPFGYGRRGCPGENMVLRVVGLVLASLIQCFEWERLDWEMDRGLRCPRLNRS